One genomic window of Deltaproteobacteria bacterium includes the following:
- a CDS encoding RidA family protein, whose amino-acid sequence MPFELLNPKGLEAPVGYAHVAKITGGAVVHVAGQAPFDEKGQVVGKGDFVAQFTRVMSNLKTAIEAAGGRPDHYAVLTIYVTNLEAYWNNTKPLGTAYRAVFGKYFPVITLVEVKRLYNPDCMLEISGVAVID is encoded by the coding sequence ATGCCATTCGAACTGCTCAATCCCAAAGGTTTGGAAGCGCCGGTGGGCTATGCCCATGTGGCCAAGATTACCGGTGGCGCGGTCGTTCACGTCGCCGGCCAAGCACCGTTCGATGAAAAGGGACAAGTGGTTGGCAAGGGCGATTTCGTCGCCCAGTTCACCCGCGTGATGAGCAATCTCAAAACCGCCATTGAAGCGGCCGGTGGCCGGCCCGATCACTACGCAGTTCTGACGATCTATGTTACCAACCTCGAAGCTTACTGGAACAACACCAAACCATTAGGCACAGCTTACCGGGCGGTGTTCGGCAAATATTTTCCCGTCATAACTTTGGTCGAAGTAAAGCGGCTTTATAATCCCGACTGTATGCTCGAAATTTCCGGCGTCGCGGTTATCGATTAG
- a CDS encoding LLM class flavin-dependent oxidoreductase, whose amino-acid sequence MKWKINTASSATLKKPRRSKSSRPTCQPVIANRRLFDAMKIDIEFNSGAQLPMDAIPELAQLAEGHGFDCAWGGEANNKDPTVMLSAIAAVTTRLKIGSAIYHILGRTPATLALQAAGLDELSGGRFLLGIGSSNPTIAKWHGQTLDHPLGRVQEYVEIVRAAMRGDKLAFTGKYFTAQNFKMAFKPSGRTMPIYLAAFGPQMTRLAGRISDGVLINMANPTEIRRIAAEVRAGAAEAGKDPAKMEIICKIRCSIAPDYNVARDALSHALTYYALADYYRTLFGRMGFGAEVEAMRGAWKSDGFHAARKLITDEMFRSLPMVAATSAAEVVEQIKPYVEAGATRIILAYVAASDDIVGELKSFINYWSPATTGAIA is encoded by the coding sequence ATGAAGTGGAAAATAAATACCGCTTCATCCGCTACGTTGAAAAAACCGAGAAGATCGAAATCTTCAAGACCAACTTGCCAGCCAGTTATAGCTAATCGTCGTCTATTCGATGCCATGAAAATCGATATCGAATTCAACTCCGGTGCGCAGCTTCCCATGGACGCGATTCCCGAGCTGGCGCAGCTCGCCGAGGGCCATGGCTTCGACTGCGCCTGGGGCGGTGAGGCGAACAACAAGGATCCCACGGTGATGCTGTCGGCCATCGCCGCGGTGACGACGCGGCTGAAAATCGGTTCGGCGATCTATCATATTCTCGGCCGCACGCCGGCGACGCTGGCGCTGCAGGCCGCCGGCTTGGATGAACTTTCCGGCGGACGCTTTTTGTTGGGGATCGGCTCGTCCAATCCGACCATCGCCAAATGGCACGGCCAAACCCTCGACCATCCCCTCGGCAGAGTGCAGGAATATGTGGAAATCGTCCGCGCCGCGATGCGCGGCGACAAATTGGCTTTCACCGGTAAATACTTCACGGCGCAGAATTTCAAAATGGCCTTCAAGCCGTCCGGCCGAACCATGCCAATTTATCTTGCCGCCTTCGGGCCGCAGATGACGCGCTTGGCGGGACGCATCAGCGACGGCGTGCTGATCAATATGGCCAATCCCACCGAGATTCGCCGCATCGCCGCCGAAGTTCGCGCCGGCGCGGCGGAGGCCGGCAAGGATCCGGCGAAGATGGAAATCATTTGTAAGATTCGCTGTTCCATCGCGCCCGATTACAACGTCGCCCGCGACGCCCTCAGCCACGCGCTGACTTACTACGCTTTGGCGGACTATTATCGCACGCTGTTCGGACGCATGGGGTTTGGCGCGGAAGTGGAAGCGATGCGCGGAGCGTGGAAGTCGGACGGTTTTCATGCCGCGCGCAAGCTGATCACCGACGAGATGTTTCGTTCGCTGCCGATGGTCGCGGCGACTTCAGCCGCCGAAGTGGTCGAGCAGATCAAACCCTACGTCGAGGCCGGCGCGACGCGAATCATCTTGGCCTATGTCGCCGCTTCCGACGACATCGTCGGTGAGCTCAAGAGCTTTATCAATTACTGGAGCCCCGCGACCACGGGCGCGATTGCTTAG
- a CDS encoding sigma-70 family RNA polymerase sigma factor, whose amino-acid sequence MAEDDKTSEISFPFAEIDLPQIVEEAPDRDNAKDTALVPFDPLQRYLAEIRRFPVLSREEEHEIAVDYKEYGNIEAAYKLVTANLKLVVMIAREYQKSFKNLLDLIQEGNMGLMEAVKNFDPYRGVRFPSYAVWWVRAYMIRYIMNDWRMVKIGTTQAQRKLFFNLRKEKDKIEAEGLMIGPKLLAQRLNVKEDEVVEMEQRLSSRDLSVDTPVGNDDEATLLNFLPDNKQSPEEHFADAQYRDLLRDKMERFASGLKDKELVIYRERLLNEEPLTLREIGDQYGISRERVRQIEERVKKKLKTYLKKELKDVTDVVGRE is encoded by the coding sequence ATGGCCGAAGACGATAAAACTAGCGAAATAAGCTTTCCTTTTGCCGAAATCGATCTGCCGCAGATCGTTGAAGAGGCGCCGGATCGGGATAACGCCAAGGACACGGCGCTGGTTCCCTTCGATCCGCTGCAGCGTTATCTCGCCGAGATCCGCCGTTTTCCGGTTTTGAGCCGGGAAGAGGAACATGAGATCGCGGTGGACTACAAAGAGTATGGCAATATCGAAGCCGCTTATAAATTGGTCACCGCCAATCTCAAATTGGTCGTCATGATCGCTCGAGAATACCAGAAGTCGTTCAAGAACCTCCTCGACTTGATTCAAGAAGGCAATATGGGATTGATGGAGGCGGTGAAAAACTTCGATCCCTATCGCGGCGTGCGTTTCCCATCCTACGCCGTGTGGTGGGTGCGCGCTTACATGATCCGCTACATCATGAACGATTGGCGCATGGTCAAGATCGGCACGACCCAGGCCCAGCGCAAGTTGTTTTTCAATCTGCGCAAGGAAAAGGACAAAATCGAAGCCGAGGGACTCATGATTGGACCCAAGCTGCTGGCTCAGCGTTTGAACGTCAAGGAAGACGAAGTGGTGGAAATGGAGCAGCGGCTGTCGAGCCGGGATTTGTCCGTGGATACTCCCGTCGGTAATGACGACGAGGCGACGCTGCTGAACTTTTTGCCGGACAACAAGCAGAGCCCGGAGGAGCATTTTGCCGACGCCCAGTACCGCGATCTGTTGCGCGACAAGATGGAGCGCTTCGCCAGCGGGTTGAAGGATAAGGAACTGGTGATTTACCGCGAACGGCTATTGAACGAAGAGCCGCTGACCTTGCGCGAAATTGGCGACCAGTACGGCATCAGCCGGGAGCGCGTGCGCCAAATCGAAGAGCGGGTCAAGAAAAAGCTCAAGACCTATTTGAAAAAAGAACTCAAAGACGTTACCGATGTGGTCGGCCGCGAGTAG
- a CDS encoding DNA-directed RNA polymerase subunit omega, producing the protein MSRITVEDCLEKVENRFELVMLASKRARQLFKGAKPLLDSDNREVVLALCEIAEGKVRKIPRQS; encoded by the coding sequence ATGTCGCGCATCACCGTTGAGGATTGTTTAGAGAAGGTCGAGAATCGGTTCGAATTAGTCATGCTCGCCTCCAAGCGGGCGCGCCAGCTGTTCAAAGGCGCCAAGCCCTTGCTCGATTCGGACAACCGCGAAGTGGTCTTGGCTTTGTGCGAAATCGCCGAGGGTAAGGTGAGGAAAATTCCCCGTCAGTCGTAA